The Eubacteriales bacterium genome window below encodes:
- the spoVT gene encoding stage V sporulation protein T: MKATGIVRRIDELGRVVIPKEIRRTLRIREGDPLEIFTDREGGIILKKYSPVGELMELAREFANSIYKTSGYTSIVCDKDMILAAAGRAKKEYIENPISAGLESVIENRRLVLLRASEGHSMIAIKNGEDLSNIETEVIAPIISEGQAIGAVLMVSKKEEKSIDETEAKLAEAAAHVLGAQMEQ, translated from the coding sequence ATGAAAGCAACGGGAATAGTAAGAAGGATAGACGAACTTGGAAGGGTTGTTATACCAAAGGAGATAAGGCGCACCCTTAGAATACGAGAAGGAGATCCTCTTGAAATATTTACGGACAGAGAGGGCGGAATTATATTAAAAAAGTATTCTCCAGTCGGTGAGCTGATGGAGTTAGCGCGTGAGTTTGCAAATTCAATTTATAAGACAAGCGGATACACTTCAATAGTATGTGATAAGGACATGATTTTAGCAGCGGCAGGGCGTGCTAAAAAAGAGTATATTGAAAATCCTATAAGTGCTGGTTTAGAATCTGTTATTGAAAATAGAAGGTTGGTTTTATTAAGGGCATCTGAGGGACATAGTATGATAGCTATTAAAAATGGAGAGGATTTATCTAATATAGAAACCGAGGTTATTGCACCGATAATAAGTGAAGGGCAGGCAATTGGTGCGGTGCTTATGGTATCTAAAAAAGAAGAAAAAAGTATAGATGAAACCGAAGCAAAATTAGCAGAAGCTGCGGCGCATGTGCTTGGCGCACAGATGGAACAGTAA
- a CDS encoding oligosaccharide flippase family protein, translating into MKRSKLFLTNAIILTLTALFIRIISIYFNVYLTNKVGTSGLGLFQLISSVYILAITIASSGISTATTRLVVEEFALNRISGVKKALKRCFSYSIIFGLLAAALLFLGAPYIGEYWLCDIRTIKSLKVLAIGLPVIAMSNVFYGYFTAVRRVTKNSIAHISEKLIEIIVIVYLLEFLMPSGIENACVAIVLGEVLAELCSFFIYLIIYLKDRKRYLYSNNNKTDLTKRMLKISLPIAGSAYLRNGLTSANQFLIPSGLRRYGLSSDEALSQYGMVHAMVFPVIYLPQTLLYAFAGLLIPELTEYHETNNVKNINRILNRVFKTTLLFAAGVVGSLICFSDVIGTMIYGEPQVTNFVNILAPLTILMYLDCVVDCVLTGLNQQVNSMCYNLIESIINTILIFVLIPIYGITGYLFLLFIGKSVNMTLSIIRLIKVTDFKFRFGSWLLVPVLNSLLTCYIIKLILRMTEPTTIWAIILFIAFIFLYLYFLKLTRCISKKIFLH; encoded by the coding sequence ATGAAAAGAAGCAAGTTATTTTTAACGAATGCAATTATATTAACTCTCACCGCTCTTTTTATAAGAATAATAAGTATCTATTTTAACGTATATCTGACCAACAAGGTCGGGACAAGCGGCCTTGGACTATTTCAGCTCATCTCCTCTGTATACATACTTGCAATCACTATTGCATCTTCCGGTATAAGCACTGCAACTACAAGGCTTGTAGTAGAGGAATTTGCATTAAACCGTATATCAGGTGTAAAAAAAGCCCTTAAAAGGTGCTTTTCCTATAGTATTATATTCGGGCTTTTGGCAGCAGCTTTATTGTTTTTAGGTGCGCCTTATATAGGTGAATACTGGCTATGTGATATAAGGACTATAAAATCTTTAAAAGTCCTTGCCATCGGCTTGCCGGTGATAGCGATGTCTAATGTATTTTACGGATATTTTACAGCTGTACGCCGGGTAACCAAAAATTCTATTGCACATATATCTGAAAAGCTGATTGAAATAATAGTTATTGTATATCTACTTGAATTTTTAATGCCCTCCGGTATTGAAAATGCCTGTGTAGCAATAGTTTTAGGCGAAGTGCTGGCTGAACTTTGTTCTTTTTTTATATACCTGATTATTTACTTAAAAGACCGCAAACGCTACTTATATTCTAATAACAATAAGACAGACCTTACAAAACGCATGCTTAAAATATCGCTTCCTATTGCCGGCAGCGCATATTTAAGGAACGGCCTTACCTCTGCCAACCAATTTCTCATTCCCTCTGGTTTAAGGCGATACGGCCTTAGTTCCGATGAAGCCCTTTCACAATATGGCATGGTCCATGCAATGGTTTTTCCTGTAATATACCTGCCGCAAACTCTTTTATATGCCTTTGCCGGCCTTTTGATACCTGAACTAACAGAATATCATGAAACAAATAACGTTAAAAACATCAATAGAATATTAAATCGGGTCTTTAAGACAACCCTATTATTTGCAGCCGGAGTTGTCGGTTCACTCATTTGTTTTTCAGATGTAATAGGTACTATGATATACGGTGAACCTCAGGTGACCAATTTTGTGAACATCCTTGCGCCGCTTACCATATTGATGTATTTAGACTGCGTTGTAGACTGCGTCTTAACCGGCCTTAACCAACAGGTGAATTCCATGTGCTATAACTTAATTGAGTCGATAATAAATACTATACTTATATTTGTCTTAATACCGATTTACGGCATAACAGGATATCTGTTCTTATTATTTATCGGGAAATCCGTAAATATGACATTAAGCATAATTAGGCTAATAAAAGTCACTGATTTTAAATTTAGGTTTGGTTCATGGCTTTTAGTACCTGTTTTAAATTCTCTTTTAACTTGTTATATAATAAAACTCATTTTAAGGATGACCGAACCAACTACAATTTGGGCTATAATACTTTTCATTGCATTTATCTTTTTATATTTATACTTTTTAAAACTTACACGCTGCATTTCAAAAAAGATTTTCTTGCATTAA
- a CDS encoding glycosyltransferase → MNIGQFSDSFLPIVDGVSRVVYNYAQIIGQKGHNCYVISPMADDDDDAETAKFNMLDFKGKPLRSMPGYKVGLPRLDYNYSKRINEIKLNIVHAHSPFISGHEALYISKKKSIPLVGTFHSKYYDDFYKITKSKPLSKVGIKYIISFYEKCDEVWTVSKDAAQTLRDYGYIGNIEIVPNGTNIRSLDKEAISDVTKLYNLNGAPMLLYVGQMSWKKNILRTLEAANMLKQNGFDFQLVFAGQGRDTSEIKDKALRLGIDDHCVFTGHIDDVRLLDALYYLAKILVFPSLYDTAGLVVQEAAAMYTPAIAIANTGASENINNLENGLTCVDTTLSLFESLEMFLKDKNLQEHLSVKAYETLPIGWDEIIDQVLLRYSDITKKYTK, encoded by the coding sequence ATGAATATCGGTCAATTTAGCGATTCTTTCTTGCCTATAGTCGACGGGGTCTCCCGTGTAGTCTATAATTACGCTCAGATAATTGGCCAAAAGGGACATAATTGTTATGTTATCTCCCCAATGGCAGATGATGATGATGACGCGGAAACAGCAAAATTTAATATGTTAGATTTTAAAGGTAAACCACTCCGCTCTATGCCGGGATATAAAGTTGGTTTGCCTCGCCTTGACTATAATTATTCAAAACGTATTAATGAAATAAAGTTAAATATCGTTCATGCACATAGCCCTTTTATCTCCGGCCATGAGGCGCTTTATATTTCCAAGAAAAAATCTATCCCTCTTGTAGGCACTTTCCACTCCAAGTATTACGACGACTTTTATAAAATAACAAAAAGCAAACCCCTTTCAAAAGTTGGGATTAAATATATAATAAGTTTCTATGAAAAATGCGATGAAGTCTGGACTGTAAGTAAAGATGCGGCACAGACTTTAAGAGACTATGGTTATATAGGGAACATAGAGATTGTGCCTAACGGAACAAACATCCGCTCTCTTGATAAAGAAGCCATTTCAGACGTAACTAAACTTTACAATTTAAATGGCGCCCCCATGCTTTTATATGTCGGCCAGATGAGCTGGAAGAAAAACATCCTAAGAACTCTTGAAGCCGCTAATATGCTTAAACAAAACGGCTTTGATTTTCAATTGGTATTTGCCGGACAAGGCAGAGACACCAGTGAAATTAAAGATAAGGCTTTGAGACTTGGGATTGATGATCATTGTGTATTTACAGGCCATATAGACGATGTACGGTTGCTCGATGCACTTTATTATTTAGCCAAAATACTTGTATTCCCTTCACTTTACGATACAGCCGGCCTTGTTGTCCAAGAAGCAGCCGCGATGTATACTCCGGCCATCGCAATAGCAAATACCGGGGCATCTGAAAATATAAACAACCTGGAAAACGGGCTTACTTGCGTAGATACTACTTTGTCCTTGTTTGAATCATTGGAAATGTTTTTAAAGGATAAAAATTTGCAGGAACATCTAAGCGTCAAGGCATATGAAACGCTTCCCATAGGATGGGATGAGATAATAGATCAAGTTCTATTAAGGTATTCAGATATTACAAAAAAATACACCAAATAA
- a CDS encoding M15 family metallopeptidase, translating into MARKTPVLNEHVKLSEGFTYETIPLNISVKMAGKSHKEGCALLYEDLRYVKVKHLGFDNKVHNGELVVNKSIAKDTVEIFKELYDLKYPIEKIILIDEYNADDEASMEDNNSSAFNFRVIAGTDMISKHAYGLAIDINPLYNPYFSKKGVLPLGSRHFIDRTLDLPHMINHDDICYKIFLKHGFYWGGDFEDFKDYQHFEK; encoded by the coding sequence ATGGCGCGAAAAACACCAGTTTTAAACGAGCATGTAAAACTATCAGAGGGTTTTACGTATGAGACTATTCCTTTAAATATAAGTGTGAAAATGGCAGGGAAATCGCATAAAGAAGGCTGCGCTTTATTATACGAAGATTTAAGATATGTAAAAGTTAAGCATCTGGGCTTTGACAATAAGGTACATAATGGTGAATTAGTTGTAAATAAGAGTATTGCTAAAGATACAGTTGAGATTTTTAAAGAGTTATACGACTTAAAATATCCTATAGAAAAGATAATCTTGATAGATGAATACAATGCAGACGACGAGGCCTCTATGGAGGATAACAACTCTTCTGCGTTTAACTTTAGAGTGATAGCTGGGACAGATATGATATCCAAACACGCATACGGGTTAGCCATAGATATAAACCCGCTATATAACCCTTATTTTTCTAAAAAAGGGGTTTTGCCTTTAGGCAGCAGGCACTTTATCGACAGAACACTTGATTTGCCGCATATGATAAACCACGATGATATCTGCTATAAAATATTTTTAAAGCATGGGTTTTATTGGGGCGGAGATTTTGAAGATTTTAAAGACTATCAGCACTTTGAGAAGTAA
- a CDS encoding malic enzyme-like NAD(P)-binding protein, translated as MDIKKEALRLHEEWKGKIEVISRPDISNKRELAIAYTPGVAEPCLEISKNTDLSYKYTRRGNLVAVITDGTAVLGLGDIGPEAGMPVMEGKCCLFKTFANVDAFPLCIKSKEVDDIVKTVKLLEGSFGGINLEDISAPRCFEIERKLKEICDIPVFHDDQHGTAIVCAAAMINALKIVKKDIGNISVVVSGAGAAAISVTRLLMTMGLKDVVLCDRKGAIYEGRDSLNPEKEEMAKISNKSMKKGSLADILKGADVFFGLSTANILSKDMVRTMAKDPVIFAMANPVPEIMPDDAKEAGAKVIGTGRSDFANQINNVLAFPGIFKGALNVRARDINDEMKIAAAYAIASIVKEDELNPDYIIPDPFNKKVVKVVAEAVAKAARDSGVARI; from the coding sequence ATGGACATAAAAAAAGAAGCACTTAGACTACATGAAGAATGGAAAGGCAAAATTGAAGTTATAAGCCGGCCGGATATAAGCAACAAGAGAGAACTTGCTATCGCATATACACCGGGTGTTGCAGAACCGTGCCTTGAAATATCAAAAAATACTGATTTATCGTATAAATATACAAGACGAGGTAATTTGGTAGCAGTTATAACAGATGGGACTGCTGTACTAGGGCTAGGGGATATAGGCCCCGAAGCGGGTATGCCGGTGATGGAGGGCAAATGCTGCCTTTTTAAGACTTTTGCAAATGTAGATGCATTTCCGCTCTGTATCAAAAGCAAGGAAGTTGACGATATAGTTAAAACTGTTAAATTGCTTGAAGGAAGTTTTGGCGGGATAAATCTAGAGGATATATCTGCACCGAGATGTTTTGAAATAGAGAGAAAGCTAAAAGAAATTTGCGACATACCGGTATTTCACGACGACCAGCATGGGACTGCAATAGTATGTGCGGCTGCTATGATAAATGCACTTAAGATAGTAAAAAAAGACATAGGAAATATCAGCGTTGTCGTAAGCGGCGCCGGGGCTGCTGCAATATCTGTGACACGGCTGCTTATGACTATGGGGTTAAAAGACGTCGTTCTTTGTGACAGGAAGGGAGCCATTTACGAGGGGAGAGATTCTCTAAATCCTGAAAAAGAGGAAATGGCTAAAATATCTAATAAAAGTATGAAAAAAGGTTCTTTGGCAGATATACTTAAAGGCGCGGATGTATTTTTTGGGCTCAGTACTGCTAATATATTGTCAAAAGATATGGTTAGGACAATGGCAAAAGACCCTGTTATTTTTGCAATGGCGAATCCAGTTCCAGAGATTATGCCGGACGATGCCAAAGAGGCGGGGGCAAAGGTCATCGGTACCGGAAGGAGCGATTTTGCCAATCAGATAAACAACGTTCTCGCATTCCCAGGTATATTTAAAGGCGCACTCAATGTCCGGGCAAGAGATATAAACGATGAAATGAAGATAGCTGCCGCGTATGCCATAGCTTCTATAGTTAAAGAAGATGAATTGAATCCGGATTACATAATACCAGATCCGTTTAATAAAAAGGTTGTTAAGGTCGTTGCGGAGGCGGTTGCCAAAGCTGCCAGAGATTCGGGAGTTGCTAGAATTTAG
- a CDS encoding L-lactate dehydrogenase produces MGKVDFTRKVSIIGAGNVGATAAYALLLSRICSEIAIVDINKDKAYGEALDLKHATSFSGHVKVYSGEYSACADSDVIVLCAGVGRKPGQTRIDLAKTNISIARDVMGSILKYNKDPLLLVVSNPVDIITYVLKKEYNLSANRVFGTGTSLDTARFKSYLGESLNISPEDADAFIIGEHGDSQVPIWSSATAAGAPIVDMLNNAGISREDIFNQVRTSGAKIISGKSATFYGISSVIVKILSGILGDQNIIMPLSKVMDSEMGISDVALSMPYVVNKNGIDRMVSISMDEKELAAFASSAEKLKEAIKDQV; encoded by the coding sequence ATGGGGAAGGTAGATTTTACTAGAAAAGTATCTATAATTGGGGCTGGCAACGTTGGCGCTACGGCGGCTTATGCTTTATTATTAAGCAGGATTTGCAGTGAAATAGCTATAGTTGATATCAATAAAGACAAAGCCTATGGAGAAGCACTTGATTTAAAACACGCGACATCTTTTTCAGGACATGTAAAAGTATATAGCGGGGAATATTCAGCCTGTGCAGACTCAGATGTAATAGTTCTGTGCGCAGGAGTGGGCAGAAAGCCGGGGCAGACCAGAATTGACCTTGCAAAGACAAATATATCTATTGCAAGAGACGTTATGGGGAGTATTTTAAAGTATAATAAAGATCCGCTGCTTCTGGTTGTTTCAAACCCGGTAGATATAATTACTTATGTACTTAAAAAGGAGTATAATTTATCTGCTAACCGTGTTTTTGGAACTGGTACAAGCCTAGATACTGCCCGCTTTAAGTCTTATCTTGGAGAGAGCCTTAATATAAGCCCTGAGGATGCAGATGCATTTATAATAGGTGAGCACGGCGACAGCCAGGTGCCTATTTGGAGCTCTGCAACAGCTGCTGGGGCACCGATAGTAGATATGCTTAATAATGCTGGAATTAGCCGCGAAGATATATTTAATCAGGTACGTACAAGCGGGGCAAAGATAATAAGTGGAAAATCCGCAACGTTTTATGGCATTTCTTCTGTAATTGTAAAGATATTATCTGGTATATTGGGTGATCAAAATATAATTATGCCGTTATCAAAAGTAATGGACAGCGAGATGGGCATAAGTGACGTTGCATTATCAATGCCATATGTTGTTAATAAAAATGGCATTGACAGAATGGTAAGCATTTCTATGGACGAAAAAGAGCTTGCAGCTTTTGCCAGCTCAGCAGAAAAATTAAAAGAAGCAATCAAAGATCAAGTATAA
- a CDS encoding TVP38/TMEM64 family protein codes for MVKNKFILYVKNNKKSVIKIVSIIIFLAIMVWITIQLMPIVSKLMQGAEREEYIAAIKSRGFIGWLTVFGIQILQVIVALVPGEPVEVFAGLVYGAWGGLLTCLAGVLIGSIIIFYLVKLLGYSFVASIFEGKELKKLAFLKNEKKLEWIIFILFFIPGSPKDILTYAVGFTPIKPMRFFVISTIARIPSIITSTYAGSIINDGRWLKFAIIYGITAVVTLAGVCIYKKIMKKFGSKSKDEEDLDDTDISDVEPDISSR; via the coding sequence ATGGTGAAAAATAAATTTATATTATATGTTAAAAACAACAAAAAATCTGTTATTAAAATAGTTTCTATTATTATATTTCTTGCCATAATGGTATGGATTACTATTCAGCTTATGCCTATAGTATCTAAGTTAATGCAGGGAGCGGAAAGGGAAGAGTATATAGCTGCTATAAAAAGCAGAGGTTTTATAGGTTGGCTTACTGTATTTGGTATACAGATACTTCAGGTAATTGTAGCGCTGGTCCCTGGTGAACCAGTAGAGGTTTTTGCCGGCTTAGTTTATGGTGCGTGGGGCGGACTTTTAACCTGCCTTGCAGGAGTTCTTATAGGTTCCATAATAATATTTTATTTGGTCAAGCTTTTAGGGTATTCTTTCGTAGCATCGATATTTGAAGGCAAAGAACTTAAAAAACTTGCATTTTTAAAGAATGAAAAAAAGCTTGAATGGATAATATTTATATTATTTTTTATACCAGGCTCGCCAAAGGATATACTCACATATGCAGTAGGGTTTACTCCTATCAAACCGATGAGGTTTTTTGTTATTTCCACAATTGCACGGATACCTTCTATAATTACGTCTACCTACGCCGGTTCTATAATAAACGATGGAAGATGGCTTAAATTTGCAATTATATACGGGATAACGGCGGTAGTCACACTGGCTGGAGTATGCATCTATAAAAAGATAATGAAAAAATTTGGCAGTAAATCTAAAGATGAGGAAGATTTAGATGATACAGACATAAGCGATGTAGAACCGGATATAAGCAGCAGATAA
- a CDS encoding peptidyl-prolyl cis-trans isomerase, protein MKSFKRMISILLAITMILAVAGCGSETTETDPTKIVIAKINDDTYIYRSDVDKRSEYIATQYAYYFGSDVDTIMADEDMETTIKNTALEQLVEEAVIFEKAKELGLYELTDEEKTAIKTEVDESMDLVREEIRADLQESIDNGEVIDDIDAEVEAQFNERMEASGLTYDEYLEEYYKSKITEKVSAEALKDVDITDEELKEDYDEMLAEQKEAIDADPSSFMTYYDDGIYLYVPEGVTRVYQILMSVSDTVTSAVEEVYSTDKETAFGMMATELAAIKPKAQEALNKAKAGEDFKELMKEYGNDTFFDTEEGLSQGYIIIKDNENTDYYEEFQDAAEALDVGQVSDLVVTPYGYHILYCFEKIEAGERSFDSVKESLYNTELDAKISTEWSDLKDQWIDEANIEYHKEDMFTDLTSDSDETEVSTSPSSSDTTTEE, encoded by the coding sequence ATGAAAAGTTTTAAAAGGATGATTTCTATATTGCTTGCAATTACTATGATACTTGCAGTTGCAGGTTGTGGAAGTGAGACAACCGAGACAGATCCAACTAAAATCGTTATTGCAAAAATAAATGATGATACTTACATATATAGAAGTGATGTAGATAAACGGTCTGAATATATTGCAACACAGTATGCGTATTATTTTGGCTCAGATGTCGATACCATAATGGCCGACGAAGATATGGAAACGACGATTAAAAATACCGCATTAGAACAACTCGTTGAAGAAGCAGTGATATTTGAAAAAGCCAAGGAGCTAGGGCTTTATGAATTAACTGATGAAGAAAAAACTGCGATAAAGACCGAAGTCGATGAATCCATGGATTTAGTCCGTGAAGAAATAAGAGCTGATCTTCAGGAAAGCATAGATAACGGTGAGGTGATAGACGATATTGATGCCGAGGTTGAAGCACAGTTTAATGAAAGAATGGAAGCCAGCGGGCTTACTTATGACGAGTATCTAGAAGAATATTATAAATCAAAGATTACTGAAAAGGTATCAGCAGAAGCGCTAAAAGACGTTGACATAACTGATGAAGAACTAAAAGAAGATTATGACGAAATGCTTGCAGAGCAAAAAGAAGCTATAGATGCGGATCCATCCAGTTTCATGACATATTATGATGACGGTATATATCTTTATGTTCCGGAAGGTGTAACAAGAGTCTATCAGATACTTATGTCTGTTTCAGATACTGTGACAAGCGCGGTAGAAGAAGTTTATAGCACGGACAAGGAAACGGCTTTTGGCATGATGGCAACAGAACTTGCAGCGATAAAGCCAAAGGCTCAGGAGGCTTTGAATAAAGCAAAAGCCGGTGAAGATTTTAAAGAGCTTATGAAGGAATACGGCAACGACACATTCTTTGATACAGAAGAGGGATTAAGCCAGGGATATATTATTATAAAGGATAACGAGAATACCGACTATTATGAGGAGTTCCAAGATGCTGCTGAAGCTTTAGACGTTGGGCAAGTATCTGATCTCGTAGTAACTCCTTACGGGTACCATATACTATACTGCTTTGAAAAGATTGAAGCCGGTGAAAGATCTTTTGATAGTGTTAAAGAATCTCTTTATAATACGGAATTAGATGCAAAAATATCGACTGAATGGTCTGACCTTAAAGACCAATGGATAGACGAAGCTAACATCGAGTATCATAAAGAAGATATGTTTACTGATCTTACTTCGGACAGTGATGAGACGGAAGTTTCAACATCGCCTTCAAGCAGCGATACGACAACTGAAGAATAA